A segment of the Terriglobales bacterium genome:
CAGCACGATGTCCTCGGGGTCGGCCTGCACCTGCGCCAGGGCGTTGGCCACCGATTGCTGGCGGTGCTCGCCGCCCTCCACCAGGCGGAGCTTGCGGCCGAAACCCTCCTTTTCCAGCCGCCCCTGGTACTTCTGGATCTCGGGCGGGCGCAGGGCCACGTAGATCTCGTTGACTTGGGGGAGTTCCGCGAACTTGCGCAGGGTGCGCACCAGGATGGGCACGCCGCGCAGCTCGACGAACTGCTTGGAGGAGGGCGGCGGTCCGGTCGCGCGCCCTTTGGCGGAGGCGGCCATGCGCGTCCCCAGACCGGCGGCGGGAATGACGACCACGACCTTCATCAGGGGCGAAGAGTATAGCAGTTGCCGGCGCCCGCGTCCCAGCCGGCGGCGGTCGGTAGTGTCTCAGTTTGGCCAAACTGGGAGACTGCCCGGCGGTCTACGTTCCCAGCGAGCGGGCGACCTCGGTGATCAGGTCGCGCAGGCTGCGGGTCTGGGCGGTGCTGAGCCCGAGGAACTCGAATCCGTGGTGGAAGCCGCGGCGGTGGCGGACGTGGGCGCGCAAGCGCATGGGCGGGCCGGAAGACCCGAAGCGAAACTCCACGCTGACCACCTCGCCGGATTCGAGATGCCCCGCCAGGACCGCGCCGAAGCCGCCCAGGCTCAGCGAGGTGCAGCGGCCGTGCAGGTTCTTGGGCTTGCCGCCCTGATCGCA
Coding sequences within it:
- a CDS encoding PilZ domain-containing protein; protein product: MDANDNRASSLRRQRRHPRHDLDERLVVTCDQGGKPKNLHGRCTSLSLGGFGAVLAGHLESGEVVSVEFRFGSSGPPMRLRAHVRHRRGFHHGFEFLGLSTAQTRSLRDLITEVARSLGT